Proteins co-encoded in one Carassius gibelio isolate Cgi1373 ecotype wild population from Czech Republic chromosome A15, carGib1.2-hapl.c, whole genome shotgun sequence genomic window:
- the LOC128029179 gene encoding pre-rRNA-processing protein TSR1 homolog, which yields MAAGDEQQQAHRPGAYKQKNKLHKHGKHRTKGEIGRENKGRVAVMALSKRQRREMRKMDRRNKANQLRRNKKDLVLTEKRKLGSRDGPPHLVVVVALHAGVDAGAVTKILRGEGAGGVVHEDQGVTGAKDSFGLVLPRFKQRFIFYRPDTADLHSLLDVAKIADSLVFVLESTEGWDSYGDYCLSCLFTQGLPSHALVCQGVADLAVKKRTESRRALSRLVESHFPEPRLFPVDGEQDAMLLLRHLSAQKQRRLGFRSRRSHLLAQRATYLPNTSQDGKGGLATGLGTLSVSGYIRGCPLQVNRLVHITGHGDFQLSQIDAPADPLPVVTAAPRPVKPGRDVEMTDGGDGNVKGDVRVLMKADPEKRESLQAEADVDPMDGEQTWPTEAELEEAEEARKNRRVMKVPKGTSDYQASWIIDDAEQEEDDNDSDSWDDDDDDDEDGMMEDEMDGDNESQDAGSECASEGDDDEEEEEISSTGHTGAEQNYDEGMDEAEEGEGLRRYREARANEMFPDEVDTPLDVPAKTRFQKFRGLKSFRSSPWDHLENLPPDYSRIYQFQNFERMRRRIQADAANEEEGAMVGWYVTLHILDVPPSVIESFQTGKPLVLVSLLPHEQKMSVMHMLVRQHPSNTEPVKSKEDLVFQCGFRRFRASAIFSQHTSADKHKMERFLRSDAPTVMSVYAPITFPTTGVLVFKQRDNGMQDLVATGTLLSCDPRRVVLKRIVLSGHPFKINRRSAVVRYMFFNRDDILWFKPVELRTKWGRRGHIKEALGTHGHMKCVFDSQMRSQDTVLMNLYKRVYPHWTYDPYVPAPLPWVKREPPPALCDIDME from the exons ATGGCTGCAGGAGACGAGCAGCAGCAGGCGCACAGACCTGGAGCTTATAAGCAGAAAAACAAACTGCACAAGCATGGAAAACACCGAACTAAAGGCGAGATCGGACGGGAGAACAAAG GTAGGGTTGCTGTCATGGCTCTCAGCAAGAGACAGCGAAGAGAGATGAGGAAAATGGACCGCAGGAACAAAGCCAACCAGCTGCGGCGCAACAAAAAAGACTTG GTGCTGACCGAGAAAAGGAAGCTGGGCAGCAGGGATGGACCCCCTCATCTGGTTGTAGTCGTAGCCCTTCATGCAGGAGTGGATGCTGGAGCCGTCACAAAAATACTGAGGGGTGAAGGAGCTGGTGGTGTCGTGCATGAAGATCAAGGAGTCACTGGGGCAAAGGACAGTTTTGGTCTTGTTCTCCCCCGCTTTAAACAGAGATTCATTTTCTACAGGCCAGACACAG CTGACTTGCATTCACTCCTGGATGTGGCAAAGATTGCAGACAGTTTGGTGTTTGTCTTGGAGTCCACTGAAGGTTGGGACAGCTATGGAGACTACTGCTTGTCCTGTCTCTTTACCCAGGGCTTGCCAAGTCATG CACTGGTGTGTCAGGGAGTGGCTGATCTAGCGGTGAAGAAACGCACTGAGTCTCGGAGAGCGCTCTCCCGTTTGGTAGAGTCTCATTTCCCAGAACCGCGTCTCTTCCCTGTGGACGGCGAGCAGGATGCCATGTTATTGCTGAGGCACCTGTCAGCACAGAAACAGAGACGGCTGGGCTTCCGCTCTCGCCGCTCACACCTGCTGGCTCAGAGAGCCACATATCTACCGAACACCAGCCAGGATGGGAAAGGGGGCTTAGCCACAGGGTTAGGGACCCTCAGTGTGTCAGGATATATTCGAGGCTGTCCTCTGCAAGTCAACAGGCTGGTGCATATCACAGGTCATGGAGACTTTCAGCTCAGCCAGATCGATGCTCCTGCAGATCCTCTACCCGTAGTGACAGCAGCTCCTCGCCCGGTGAAGCCAGGACGAGATGTAGAGATGACG GATGGTGGTGATGGAAATGTGAAAGGGGATGTTCGGGTGTTGATGAAAGCAGACCCTGAGAAGAGGGAGAGCCTGCAGGCGGAGGCAGATGTGGACCCCATGGATGGGGAGCAGACGTGGCCCACAGAAGCAGAGCTGGAGGAGGCAGAAG agGCCAGAAAGAACAGGAGAGTGATGAAGGTACCAAAGGGGACCTCTGACTACCAGGCCTCATGGATCATCGATGATGCTGAGCAGGAGGAGGATGATAATGACAGTGACAGctgggatgatgatgatgatgatgatgaagatggaaTGATGGAAGATGAAATGGATGGTGATAATGAATCTCAG GACGCTGGGTCTGAATGTGCTTCTGAAGGAGATGATgacgaagaagaggaggagatcAGTTCCACCGGACACACCGGAGCCGAGCAGAATTATGATGAAGGCATGGACGAGGCCGAGGAAGGAGAGGGGCTGAGGAGATACAGAGAGGCACGTGCTAATGAGATGTTCCCTGATGAAGTCGACACTCCGCTAGACGTCCCAGCCAAGACACG GTTCCAGAAGTTCAGAGGTCTGAAGAGTTTCCGCTCCTCCCCGTGGGACCACCTGGAGAATCTGCCTCCCGATTACTCGCGCATCTATCAGTTCCAGAACTTTGAGCGCATGCGTCGCCGAATACAAGCAGATGCCGCTAACGAGGAGGAGGGAGCAATG GTAGGCTGGTATGTGACGCTTCATATTTTGGACGTTCCTCCCTCAGTAATTGAGAGCTTCCAAACCGGCAAACCATTAGTTCTGGTGTCGTTGCTACCACATGAACAGAAG ATGTCAGTGATGCATATGTTGGTGCGGCAGCACCCGAGCAACACAGAACCAGTTAAATCTAAAGAAGACCTGGTGTTTCAGTGCGGTTTCAGACGCTTCAGAGCTTCAGCCATCTTTTCACAGCACACTTCTG CTGATAAACACAAGATGGAGCGGTTTCTGCGTTCTGATGCTCCTACAGTGATGTCTGTCTATGCCCCCATTACCTTCCCTACCACCGGCGTTCTGGTCTTCAAACAGAGAGATAACG GTATGCAGGACCTGGTGGCCACAGGTACTCTTTTGAGCTGTGATCCTCGGCGTGTGGTGTTGAAGAGAATTGTGTTGAGCGGACACCCTTTTAAAATCAATCGGCGCTCTGCTGTGGTCCGTTACATGTTCTTTAACAGAG ATGATATTCTGTGGTTTAAGCCAGTAGAACTACGTACAAAATGGGGACGAAGAGGACACATCAAGGAAGCATTag GTACTCACGGCCACATGAAGTGTGTATTTGACAGTCAGATGCGCTCTCAGGACACAGTGCTGATGAACCTGTATAAGAGGGTGTATCCGCACTGGACCTATGACCCTTATGTCCCCGCCCCTCTGCCCTGGGTCAAGAGAGAGCCACCACCGGCCCTCTGTGACATTGACATGGAGTAG